The DNA sequence AAGTCAATTTGAGCTAAAGTTTCTTGTTCTTGAAATAGAGACACTACCTGAAAACCCAGAGATTGGAGGATGGCATTTTTTAAGTTTTATTTTTATTGGAACAAGGCCATATAAATCTTCCAGGAAGTCTAGAATATTTTCACTAAAAGATTCAATGGTTTGAGATTTACAAGCCAAAGAGAGTTGTTGCAATCCCTTAATGGCTAGGCTGTAATCTACAGTAGATGTCAGATCATCCTTAGCAACAGTTGAAGATACATCGACACAGACACTAAAGTCTAGAATAAAGTATTGTCCCATCAGGCGTTCTCTTTCTAGAACACCTACATGTGACCAAAGATTTAAACCTTCGACATCAATTACTCCTAAAGGTAGTTGTTCTTTCATAGCCCCAAGTCTTTATGTGAAAATGACTTGGCACCCGAAGCAAATTCAGACACAACATGTCCATCACCCTTAAGAAAATAGCGATAGGTAACCAAACCCTCTAAGCCCACCGGACCTCTAGGAGGTAATGTCTGTGTACTTATCCCAACTTCAGCACCAAAGCCATAACGGAATCCATCTGCAAACCTTGTAGAACAATTTAAAAAGACACCAGAGCTATCAACGGAGTGAAGAAACTTATTAGCAGTTTTAGGGTCATTCGTAACGATCGAATCAGTATGACGTGAGCCATGACGACTTATATGATCAAGTGCTTGGTCAATGCTGGAAACAACTTTTACCGATAGGACTAAGTCTAAGTATTCAGTTGACCAGTCACTTTCCTCGGCCTTATTTTCTATACCCAACGAGTTACAAACCTGATCACCTAAAAGCTTAACACCCGATTCGTTAAAAAATGGAATTGCTTTATCCAAAAAAGAGGGTGCAATATCTTTATGTAAAAGCAGAGTCTCAATAGCATTACAAGCTGCTGGATATTGGCATTTACTATCAATTGCAATGCGGAGAGCTTTATCTAGATCTGCTGCACTATCAATATATAAATGGCAAATACCATCAGCATGGCCAAGGACAGGAATACGAGTGTTGTCCTGAATGAATCTAACCAAGTCATTACTCCCCCTAGGAATTATCAAATCAACCATTCCATCTAAACGAAGTAAAGATAAGCTTTCCCGTCTAGTGGTAAGTAGGCAAATGGCGTCAGAATTAATACTTGAATTACCAAGGCCATGATCAATCGCTTTGACAATTGCCTCATTAGTAAGTTTTGCTTCACTCCCACCCTTTAAAATCGCAGCATTCCCAGAACGAAGTGCTAAAGAGGCAATTTGTATAAGCGCATCTGGTCTAGCTTCAAAAATCACACCAATCACACCTAAAGGGACAGTGAGGCGTTCTAGGTAGAGACCCTCGTCTAATTGCCGATGTAATTGTCGTATGCCTATTGGATCAGGAAGACAAGCAACTTTCCTTACTCCTTCAATAGCAGCATCAAGTTTATTTTCATTAAGTTTCAATCTAGAAAGAAGGGATTCTGAAAGACCATTCTCTATAGATCTCTTGAGATCTTGCTGGTTAGCAGAAACTATTTCTTTCCGGCACAAAGACAAGGCATCAGCAATAGCACCCAAAGCTTCTTTTCTTTGTATATCTGTGCTTTGTCCCAAATAAGTAGCTGCCCTCCTAACGGAAATAGCGCGCTGAACCAACTCTGTAGATGGTTCTGGAACGTTCATGGAGTCCTGCATTAGTTTGCTCAACTACTACTAACTTATCCCCTAACAAATATACAATTAGATTCTGAAATGTTCCAAAGCCAAGCAAGCTACAGCTAACTCTTGCGATAATTCTGTATGAGAGATCAAGCGTTTAAAACATTTGTATCCACTATTTAGGTGAAGAGAGCCTTTAGCGTTAACAAGGAGAATGTTTTTATTAAGGCGTAACTCAAGCCAATCAACGAAAGGGACATCAACCCACTGAGGTAATTCATGTGATCCTTTTACAATTCGTCCAATAATATCTACAGGGAGAGACAAGCTGATTCCTACGGTATTAGACTTACTGTCTGGGTCCATCGATTCGACCAATTGAGACAATGCAACAGTAACTGCTCCAGGCATTAGGCTCGAATGAGGCTCGGTATTCTTTCTAATAAAGATTTCACTATCTAAATCGAAGAGTACGGATCTGATATATGTTTCAGTGATATCAACTCCAAAAACAAGTTCTCCTTGTTTCTTCATAAATTAGTACCTTAGGTACATCTGTAACTCACTCTGCCAGTTACCATTATTGTCTACAGAGCCTAAAACACCAAGATTAGGATTGAATTGATATTTAAGAGTCCCTTGAGGAGGAATATCATCTCGACTTGGAGTTGCCTGTATGGACAGATTAATTCTTTCGCTTAAATCAATACCAAACTCAGTAACCCAGGCTTGTTCTGGAGACGAGTCATCTGAATTGGTTGATTTGTTATTTGCTCCTTTATTTGAGACTTCTGGGTCACTCACAAATGCAGGATAAACAGAGAACTGGAGTCTTTCACTTACGTTCCCTGTAAGATCTCCTAAGACTGGAGACACAAAAGATCTATTTAATAAATTCACTAATTCTGTATTTGCAGCTCCACCTATCAATGTACTTAAAGAATTTCCTCCCATGAGTGGAAGCAATTGATTCTTTGTCATTGGAGGGGTGCTCCGCACTTGATAGTTATCTGCAAGACGATCAGCCGGTCCAGTAGCTATTAATTCTATATTGACAAAGCGTGATCCTCCAATGCCTCTAGATCCAGGGCCTTTTAAGTTTAAATCAGCTGAAGGATCTGTAGAATCTTGTTGAATAGTATCTGGGACACGCGTATTTAACTTCACATCAAGGAAAGGCACAATACCCATACCACTTGAGAAGATAGCAACATTGGGATAATTTCTATCTAAACGAAAAGTCGTTGTAAACAGTGTCGCACGGCCATTTTTCATAAAAACAACTCCTCTAATAGAAAGATCATTATCCAAAGGTCCGTTTAAAGTTAAAGTTCCATCGACATTGAAACTTCCCCTGGCGACAGCACTAGAAACAAATAAAGGAGATGCAAGCTTAAGCTTTGGTCCTAAACGTAAACGTAAAGAGTCAAAAGATACTCTAGTGAGAACATCAGGAATACCTGAAGTTAGAATTTTATTTGTAGTCGCCTCATTGTTTTGAATAAATAGTGAAAGGGGTTGCTTCCTATCCCATCGTTGTTCAGGGAGCTGTCGCGTTCTATATAAACCAAATGACCCTCCGTCAGTCCCACTTCTTGAATTTCCTTCAGAAGGATTGGCATTAGCTTTAGGAGATATTGATCCTCGTTCTACTTTGACTTCACCACCAATGATGGGACTTACTAATGATCCAAATATATCAATCTCAGATGTGAGCTGGAAATTAGCTCCCAGAGAGTTATATTCTACGTCGCTAAGGATTAGACGAAGGGGGGTTAATGTCTGCTTTATATTATTAGAAAATCCAATAGATCCACTACTTCGAATTTTACCTTTGGTACCTATATCTGCAGAGAGACTCATGATATCAAGTTGATTAAAATCAAAAAGAATTTCACCATTAAAGTTATTTACTTGATTGTTACTCAAAAGAAACTGACCATCCCTAAAAACTAGAAAGCCATTGGCTATTGGTTCTTCTAGTGTCCCTGTGAGGATCAATCTAAGATCAGTTTTCCCTTTTTGCCAGACAATAACCCCATTCGAAAAACCATCTAAAAAGCTTAAGATCTTTCCATGAGTTTCTACTCGTAAGTCAAAGGGTAAAGAAGGCTTCAAGGGTATATTGCCGAAAAGCGATATTGGCTCAGATGACGAATCGGCTTTTATTAATATATCTACTTTTAGAATGAAATTATCTATAAAAATCTTACCTCGTTCCAAAACAAAAGTTTGATCTGCTAGGCGGGCATCAGTCAAGACAAGGTCAGCGGTAACCTCTGGGCCTCCTTTCTTAAGCCTATAGGTACCATTAATTCCAAACATTCCGCCTAGAGAGGCTGGAGGTTGTACAAATAATGACAAGAGAGAGAAGGGTATATTTATCAGCGAAAAGTTTCCTAAATCCTCATTCAGGGGACCCTTGAAAGATGCCGCAAATGGTTTAATCTCTTGGACACTGACATTACTTCCCTTAATCCATACTTTGCCTGACGCATTCAAATCTAAAGTGAGTTGAGATAATTCAGGGCCTTCAAGTACGGCGACAGCATTTACATATCCATCTAATTTTCTAGTCTTAATTATATTGTCATCAATCTTGGTGTCTTGAGTATCCTTGACTGACAAAAGAGCGAAGACCCAGTTCCTTAATTGATTATCAAGAGCTCCTGGTGGAGACTGAATAGATAGGCCCTTAAGGTCAGCTGCACTTCCAGTTGCAATTGGTTGCTTAGCTTTAAAGTCAGAGAGTTTCAGGAAATTCTCTGAAATCCAAATTGGACTAAGTTCTTCGGCTACAGCTCTTGCCCATATTTTCTTGCCGAAACGTCCTTTGGTATTTATAGAAATTTTACCTTGGCCAGCATCTGGAAAGAGTTCACCATCTAAAGAATACTGTTTATCAAAATAACTACCTTTTAGGTTTACTTGTTTTAATTTAATGCCGAGAGCACGTAAATAGCTATATGAAATCTTGCCATCTACAAACAATGGATCAAATTTAAAGGACCCTTCACCAACCAACTCGCCAAAGACACGTTGAAATCCCTTCCTAAGAGGATTGATAATTTCTAAACGGTCTAATCTAAATTTCTCTGCTTTCCATAAATATTTTCCCCGATCTCTTTGGACAGAGATTTGGCCATCCAATCGATCAAACATTAACTTTCTTAAGAGCCAATTTGAATTAAGTTCAGCTTTAAGGCTGCCAGCTAGTGCTGCTCCTGTTGGTGTCATATTTAACTTGGTGCCACCTCCAGGTAATCCAGCAATAGTCCCTTGCCAATTTTCTTGAAGTCTAATTGCTCCAAACCGAGGGTTATTTACTGCAATAGAGAGTTTGCTATTCGGGGAATTTGAAAAGCTTTTAAATGAGCCATTAACTGTAAGGCTCCCTCCCATAGGGATACCAAGTAATGGCTCTAATAGATTTAAATTAAACGAATCTGTATTTATTTGAGCTGCCAACTCTCCTATGCCTATACCATTAGAGTCAAAACTTATAGGAACACTTGCATCCAATTTTACTTGAGAGTCATTATCTTTTGATAAACTGATAATGCTGGAAATAGCAAAGCTGTTGTCTGGAGGTTTCTTAATAGGCAGCTTACCCTTAACAG is a window from the Prochlorococcus marinus str. MIT 9211 genome containing:
- a CDS encoding glutamate-5-semialdehyde dehydrogenase, translating into MQDSMNVPEPSTELVQRAISVRRAATYLGQSTDIQRKEALGAIADALSLCRKEIVSANQQDLKRSIENGLSESLLSRLKLNENKLDAAIEGVRKVACLPDPIGIRQLHRQLDEGLYLERLTVPLGVIGVIFEARPDALIQIASLALRSGNAAILKGGSEAKLTNEAIVKAIDHGLGNSSINSDAICLLTTRRESLSLLRLDGMVDLIIPRGSNDLVRFIQDNTRIPVLGHADGICHLYIDSAADLDKALRIAIDSKCQYPAACNAIETLLLHKDIAPSFLDKAIPFFNESGVKLLGDQVCNSLGIENKAEESDWSTEYLDLVLSVKVVSSIDQALDHISRHGSRHTDSIVTNDPKTANKFLHSVDSSGVFLNCSTRFADGFRYGFGAEVGISTQTLPPRGPVGLEGLVTYRYFLKGDGHVVSEFASGAKSFSHKDLGL
- a CDS encoding ROK family protein, with protein sequence MKKQGELVFGVDITETYIRSVLFDLDSEIFIRKNTEPHSSLMPGAVTVALSQLVESMDPDSKSNTVGISLSLPVDIIGRIVKGSHELPQWVDVPFVDWLELRLNKNILLVNAKGSLHLNSGYKCFKRLISHTELSQELAVACLALEHFRI
- a CDS encoding translocation/assembly module TamB domain-containing protein — its product is MGVKTGSSTIKQFFLAGGLIFLGGSFSYYFIDKALDKFVDTYASKIEKQLSSQLGHPLEIGSYNGLRPWGIAIGPSKVLVGLKDKSSASASGVTIQLAPLASLINRRPVAIFTPKQTKLNLKANNENSYWVFGNSISKRVPNIDLVVRLREPAKISLDQYSLEIDAKTQATFNPRKKYLKGRFFFDLGENGALQLSGNSNWERFTFQGDARAKRIRLKSLQDIFLNKLNLSTQGVVDGNFSLSLDKESVSCKGRLKVGDVRIKHPNYENSFLSDLTSINCSHRGIQLSSKEWKYGPMSASVKGKLPIKKPPDNSFAISSIISLSKDNDSQVKLDASVPISFDSNGIGIGELAAQINTDSFNLNLLEPLLGIPMGGSLTVNGSFKSFSNSPNSKLSIAVNNPRFGAIRLQENWQGTIAGLPGGGTKLNMTPTGAALAGSLKAELNSNWLLRKLMFDRLDGQISVQRDRGKYLWKAEKFRLDRLEIINPLRKGFQRVFGELVGEGSFKFDPLFVDGKISYSYLRALGIKLKQVNLKGSYFDKQYSLDGELFPDAGQGKISINTKGRFGKKIWARAVAEELSPIWISENFLKLSDFKAKQPIATGSAADLKGLSIQSPPGALDNQLRNWVFALLSVKDTQDTKIDDNIIKTRKLDGYVNAVAVLEGPELSQLTLDLNASGKVWIKGSNVSVQEIKPFAASFKGPLNEDLGNFSLINIPFSLLSLFVQPPASLGGMFGINGTYRLKKGGPEVTADLVLTDARLADQTFVLERGKIFIDNFILKVDILIKADSSSEPISLFGNIPLKPSLPFDLRVETHGKILSFLDGFSNGVIVWQKGKTDLRLILTGTLEEPIANGFLVFRDGQFLLSNNQVNNFNGEILFDFNQLDIMSLSADIGTKGKIRSSGSIGFSNNIKQTLTPLRLILSDVEYNSLGANFQLTSEIDIFGSLVSPIIGGEVKVERGSISPKANANPSEGNSRSGTDGGSFGLYRTRQLPEQRWDRKQPLSLFIQNNEATTNKILTSGIPDVLTRVSFDSLRLRLGPKLKLASPLFVSSAVARGSFNVDGTLTLNGPLDNDLSIRGVVFMKNGRATLFTTTFRLDRNYPNVAIFSSGMGIVPFLDVKLNTRVPDTIQQDSTDPSADLNLKGPGSRGIGGSRFVNIELIATGPADRLADNYQVRSTPPMTKNQLLPLMGGNSLSTLIGGAANTELVNLLNRSFVSPVLGDLTGNVSERLQFSVYPAFVSDPEVSNKGANNKSTNSDDSSPEQAWVTEFGIDLSERINLSIQATPSRDDIPPQGTLKYQFNPNLGVLGSVDNNGNWQSELQMYLRY
- a CDS encoding dihydroneopterin aldolase, which gives rise to MKEQLPLGVIDVEGLNLWSHVGVLERERLMGQYFILDFSVCVDVSSTVAKDDLTSTVDYSLAIKGLQQLSLACKSQTIESFSENILDFLEDLYGLVPIKIKLKKCHPPISGFSGSVSISRTRNFSSN